One region of Brachybacterium saurashtrense genomic DNA includes:
- a CDS encoding L-lactate dehydrogenase, with protein sequence MSRPSKLTVVGAGAVGSSVAYAAMIRGAARHIALYDIAEEKTRAEVLDLAHGAKFVGATEITGGSDIAVTANSDVVVITAGAKQKPGQTRIELAATNARIMGSLMEQLLEVSPEAIYVIVSNPCDVLTMLAHEASGLPAERLFASGTTLDSSRLRWEIARRAGVSASSVHAMIVGEHGDTEFPLWSGARIGTVPILDWTVEGERVFDEATLEQIAVDVRDAAYTVIQGKGATNYAIGLSSSRIVEAILSDEAAILPVAPVLSGIHGLDGVALSVPCVVDRAGAHPIAQAPFSAHEQELLHRSAASLHEVAAGLRG encoded by the coding sequence ATGAGCAGACCGAGCAAGCTGACCGTCGTCGGAGCAGGTGCCGTGGGATCGAGCGTCGCGTACGCGGCGATGATCCGCGGGGCCGCCCGCCACATCGCCCTCTACGACATCGCCGAGGAGAAGACCCGCGCGGAGGTGCTGGACCTCGCCCACGGCGCGAAGTTCGTGGGCGCCACGGAGATCACCGGCGGCAGCGACATCGCCGTCACCGCGAACTCGGACGTCGTGGTGATCACCGCCGGTGCCAAGCAGAAGCCCGGCCAGACCCGGATCGAGCTCGCCGCCACCAACGCCCGCATCATGGGCTCGCTGATGGAGCAGCTGCTGGAGGTGTCCCCGGAGGCGATCTACGTGATCGTCTCGAACCCCTGCGACGTGCTGACGATGCTGGCCCACGAGGCGAGCGGCCTGCCGGCGGAGCGGCTGTTCGCCTCCGGCACCACGCTGGACTCCTCGCGCCTGCGGTGGGAGATCGCCCGCCGCGCCGGGGTCTCCGCCTCGAGCGTGCACGCGATGATCGTGGGCGAGCACGGGGACACGGAGTTCCCGCTGTGGTCCGGCGCCCGCATCGGCACCGTCCCGATCCTGGACTGGACCGTGGAGGGGGAGCGGGTGTTCGACGAAGCGACCCTGGAGCAGATCGCTGTCGACGTGCGCGACGCCGCCTACACCGTCATCCAGGGCAAGGGCGCCACCAACTACGCGATCGGCCTGTCCAGCTCACGGATCGTCGAGGCGATCCTCAGCGACGAGGCCGCGATCCTGCCCGTCGCGCCGGTGCTCTCGGGGATCCACGGGCTCGACGGGGTGGCGCTGTCGGTGCCGTGCGTGGTGGATCGCGCCGGCGCCCATCCCATCGCGCAGGCCCCGTTCTCCGCGCACGAACAGGAGCTGCTGCACCGCTCCGCGGCGTCCCTCCACGAGGTGGCGGCCGGGCTGCGGGGGTGA
- a CDS encoding formylglycine-generating enzyme family protein → MSDGCGCGCGTPSREQLLPTPGAPSPGTAVPVATGRHDIAQIQIPAGTFTMGDSSGDKNRADGETPRHEVAISAFEIDATTVTNDAFARFVEETGYVTEAESFGFSAVFHLALAAPEADVMGPASGTPWWAGVKGADWRHPGGRDSDLDGRGDHPVVHVSWNDAVAYCEWAGRRLPTEAEWEYAARGGIDGAKYPWGDQEVDEGGWRANIFQGEFPRHNTCEDGFLTTAPVRSFAPNGYGLWQMVGNVWEWCEDWFHPSTYRRGTTAEKRTLVTDPAGPESGQSRVMRGGSYLCHLSYCNRYRNSARSQNTPDSSMGNGGFRTVALRVESQA, encoded by the coding sequence ATGAGCGACGGATGCGGATGCGGCTGCGGGACCCCGAGCCGGGAGCAGCTGCTGCCCACCCCCGGCGCCCCGTCGCCGGGCACCGCCGTGCCCGTCGCGACCGGCCGCCACGACATCGCGCAGATCCAGATCCCCGCCGGCACCTTCACCATGGGCGACTCCTCCGGGGACAAGAATCGCGCGGACGGCGAGACACCCCGGCACGAGGTGGCGATCAGCGCCTTCGAGATCGACGCGACCACCGTCACCAATGATGCGTTCGCCCGCTTCGTGGAGGAGACCGGGTACGTCACCGAGGCGGAGAGCTTCGGGTTCTCCGCCGTGTTCCACCTCGCGCTCGCCGCGCCGGAGGCGGACGTGATGGGCCCCGCGAGCGGCACCCCCTGGTGGGCCGGGGTGAAGGGCGCGGACTGGCGCCATCCGGGCGGCCGCGACTCGGATCTCGACGGGCGCGGCGACCATCCCGTGGTGCACGTGAGCTGGAACGACGCCGTCGCCTACTGCGAGTGGGCCGGGCGCCGCCTGCCCACGGAGGCCGAGTGGGAGTACGCCGCCCGCGGCGGGATCGACGGGGCGAAGTACCCGTGGGGTGATCAGGAGGTGGATGAGGGCGGCTGGCGCGCGAACATCTTCCAGGGCGAGTTCCCGCGCCACAACACCTGCGAGGACGGCTTCCTCACCACCGCGCCCGTGCGCAGCTTCGCCCCCAACGGCTACGGCCTGTGGCAGATGGTGGGCAACGTGTGGGAGTGGTGCGAGGACTGGTTCCACCCCTCCACCTACCGCCGCGGCACCACCGCCGAGAAGCGCACGCTGGTCACCGACCCCGCAGGCCCCGAGAGCGGGCAGTCCCGGGTGATGCGCGGCGGCAGCTACCTGTGCCACCTCTCCTACTGCAATCGCTACCGCAACTCCGCGCGCTCCCAGAACACGCCCGACTCCTCGATGGGCAACGGCGGCTTCCGCACCGTGGCGCTGCGCGTGGAGTCGCAGGCCTGA
- a CDS encoding sulfatase has protein sequence MKAIILMFDSLNRHMLEQYRDTIVEAPNFARLAERAATFDNFYAGSMPCMPARRELHTGRYNFLHRSWGPLEPFDDSMPQILKDNGIHTHLASDHPHYWEDGGATYHTRYSTWEFFRGQEGDPWKGVVSEVPADAPLRQRMVSQDRVNRRYMPTEAEHSQTRTVDAGLHFIETNAAAEDWMVQIELFDPHEPFFTHQAYKDLYPHEYDGPQFDWPGYQKVTEPEAQVEHARREYAALVSMCDRSLGRVLDAMDEHGLWDDTMLIVNTDHGFLLGEHGWWAKSVQPWFNELVHLPMFLWDPRCGQTDARRGDLARTIDLAPTLLRYFGLEPTPDMQGRDLALPADGAGTALPGPAGQEPAGGDPAGERAALFGIHGGHVNVTDGRYVYMRSAVSPGNGPLEEFTLMPTHMRSRFSPAELADWTPAEPFTFTKGLRTLRVEAQGGWMNSWQHGTVLFDLEHDPSQLDPLVDDAAELRMARLLVEAMREADAPASQFLRLGLPVEGEVGTEHLLAGEHAERAEAMAVPMPPAAELPAAELLTGPLLELAGTTRGRAVLEAEVPSVVHTEGVSLPTSMSLYDLATHGAITVEQLRKVGAALAG, from the coding sequence ATGAAAGCCATCATCCTGATGTTCGACAGCCTCAACCGCCACATGCTCGAGCAGTACCGCGACACCATCGTCGAGGCGCCGAACTTCGCCCGGCTCGCCGAGCGCGCCGCCACCTTCGACAACTTCTACGCCGGGTCGATGCCGTGCATGCCCGCGCGTCGGGAGCTGCACACGGGGCGCTACAACTTCCTGCACCGCTCCTGGGGGCCGCTGGAGCCCTTCGACGACTCGATGCCGCAGATCCTCAAGGACAACGGTATCCACACGCACCTCGCCTCGGACCACCCCCACTACTGGGAGGACGGCGGCGCCACCTACCACACCCGCTACTCCACCTGGGAGTTCTTCCGCGGCCAGGAGGGCGATCCGTGGAAGGGCGTGGTCTCCGAGGTGCCGGCGGACGCCCCTCTCAGGCAGCGCATGGTGAGCCAGGATCGTGTGAACCGCCGCTACATGCCCACCGAGGCCGAGCACTCCCAGACCCGCACTGTCGACGCCGGCCTCCACTTCATCGAGACCAACGCGGCGGCGGAGGACTGGATGGTGCAGATCGAGCTGTTCGATCCGCACGAGCCGTTCTTCACCCATCAGGCGTACAAGGACCTCTACCCCCACGAGTACGACGGCCCGCAGTTCGACTGGCCCGGCTACCAGAAGGTCACCGAACCCGAGGCGCAGGTGGAGCACGCCCGCCGCGAGTACGCCGCGCTGGTGAGCATGTGCGACCGCTCGCTGGGGCGGGTGCTCGACGCGATGGACGAGCACGGTCTGTGGGACGACACCATGCTGATCGTCAACACCGACCACGGCTTCCTGCTGGGCGAGCACGGCTGGTGGGCGAAGTCCGTCCAGCCCTGGTTCAACGAGCTGGTGCACCTGCCGATGTTCCTGTGGGACCCGCGCTGCGGCCAGACGGACGCTCGCCGCGGCGACCTCGCCCGGACCATCGACCTCGCCCCCACCCTGCTGCGCTACTTCGGCCTCGAGCCGACGCCCGACATGCAGGGTCGCGACCTCGCGCTGCCGGCCGACGGGGCGGGCACGGCGCTGCCGGGCCCGGCAGGTCAGGAGCCGGCGGGCGGGGACCCGGCCGGGGAACGGGCCGCCCTCTTCGGCATCCACGGCGGGCACGTGAACGTCACCGACGGCCGCTACGTGTACATGCGCTCCGCGGTCTCGCCCGGCAACGGGCCCCTGGAGGAGTTCACGCTCATGCCCACCCATATGCGCTCCCGCTTCAGTCCCGCGGAGCTCGCGGACTGGACCCCGGCCGAGCCGTTCACCTTCACCAAGGGCCTGCGCACCCTGCGCGTCGAGGCCCAGGGCGGATGGATGAACTCCTGGCAGCACGGCACCGTGCTGTTCGATCTCGAGCACGACCCGTCCCAGCTCGACCCCCTGGTGGACGACGCCGCCGAGCTGCGCATGGCGCGTCTGCTGGTCGAGGCGATGCGCGAGGCCGACGCCCCGGCCAGCCAGTTCCTGCGGCTGGGCCTGCCCGTCGAGGGCGAGGTGGGTACCGAGCACCTGCTCGCCGGCGAGCACGCCGAGCGGGCGGAGGCGATGGCCGTGCCGATGCCGCCGGCCGCTGAGCTGCCTGCCGCGGAGCTGCTGACCGGTCCGTTGCTGGAGCTGGCCGGCACCACCCGCGGCCGCGCCGTGCTGGAGGCGGAGGTGCCCTCCGTGGTGCACACCGAGGGTGTCTCCCTGCCGACGTCGATGAGCCTCTACGACCTCGCCACCCACGGCGCGATCACCGTGGAGCAGCTGCGGAAGGTGGGCGCGGCGCTCGCCGGCTGA
- a CDS encoding PadR family transcriptional regulator, which produces MKLEHLLLGVLAMHPRTGYDLKKYMDTHGRFLRSNTQMSQVYRSLASMERHGWAVHELEPRPGATDAKRYALTEEGATVFLDWLTGAYSPPSRHVDPELQARLSFAGFMSRQEALHLLDVELEVRAAEIARYRDRDRSHELTPVLPYDDELAALVGEWSHRAGAAAMDAHLDRVAALRRELLDTPQTTPREPAVGFAAPPVDA; this is translated from the coding sequence ATGAAGCTCGAGCACCTGCTGCTGGGCGTGCTGGCGATGCACCCGCGCACCGGCTACGACCTGAAGAAGTACATGGACACCCACGGCCGCTTCCTGCGCTCGAACACCCAGATGAGCCAGGTGTACCGCTCGCTGGCGAGCATGGAGCGCCACGGCTGGGCCGTGCACGAGCTGGAGCCGCGCCCGGGGGCGACCGATGCCAAGCGGTACGCGCTCACCGAGGAGGGGGCGACCGTGTTCCTCGACTGGCTCACCGGCGCGTACAGCCCGCCCTCCCGTCACGTCGATCCCGAGCTGCAGGCCCGCCTCTCCTTCGCCGGGTTCATGTCCCGCCAGGAGGCGCTGCATCTGCTGGACGTCGAGCTCGAGGTTCGCGCCGCCGAGATCGCGCGCTACCGCGACCGGGACCGCAGCCACGAGCTGACCCCGGTGCTGCCCTATGACGACGAGCTCGCCGCACTCGTCGGGGAGTGGTCGCATCGCGCCGGCGCCGCGGCGATGGATGCCCACCTCGACCGTGTCGCGGCGCTGCGCCGCGAGCTGCTGGACACCCCGCAGACCACGCCCCGGGAGCCCGCCGTCGGCTTCGCCGCGCCGCCCGTGGACGCCTGA